DNA from Terriglobales bacterium:
TGGGCGTGCAGATGGTGGTGGCGGCGATGCACGCTCATACCGGGCTGGTTAGCCAGAGCGCCTTGAACCTGGTGAAGATGGCTTCGTACAACTGCGCCGTGTTGGTCTGGCTGGGGTATTTCCTCATGCCCGAACCGGCGAGAAGGCCGATCCCTGAACCAGAAGCCCCGCAAGTCGAGGGTTGGAATCAGGTTCTGTCACAACTCTTGCAACGATGACTCTTCCTCTGATCTTCGCCCTGCTGGCTCTGGCTGTGATGGTCTTTCTGCTGCTCGCGGCGCGCGGGCAAAGCGTGGCGGTGCACAACCTGCAGGAACTGGAGGGCCGCACCCAGCCGGTGGACCTGGACGCCTTCCGCAACCTCACCGATCCGCAGGAAGAGAAGTACCTCAAGGAGCGTCTGGCGCCAGCGGACTTTCGCGCCATCCAGCGGGAGCGGTTGCATGCGGCCCTGGGATACGTGCGGCGCGTGGCCCACAACGCTTCCATCCTGCTGCGACTAGGGGAGGCGGCGCGCCGGAACGCTGACCCCGAAGTCGCGCGCGCGGCTGGCGAACTGGTGGAGAGCGCGCTCCGGCTGCGGATGTACTCGCTGTTGGCGATGGGCCTGCTCCACGCCCGCATTCTGGTTCCCGATGTGAGCTGGTCGCTGGCTGGAGTGGCGGCCGATTACCAGGGCCTGCGGGATCATGTCGCCCGCCTCAGCCGCCTGCAGCTGCCGGCTCAGGCCGGACGCATCTCGGCCGCGCTCTGACGCCGGAGTACAGCCGCAGCCGGGCGCAGGAACCCTTCTCCCCAGGTTTGTGCACGAGGATTTGAAGCTGTGGGGGGCTTGCGCTCTGATCGGTTCTGTTCCGGAAAATAGTTTCAGCTAGGGGTGACGGCAGCGTGGGTTGGGGTGTGGAAGCCGATGGGCATGGCCCGCAGCAGGTCGATCACCCGCGATTTATCGTGCATGAGTGCGGCCCGCTCCAACTGGCAAAGCGCGCTCTCGAAGTCCGGTGACACGGGTTCGGCCTCCACGGCGAAGATGCGCTGGAGGCGGGTGGGTCGGACGCGTGCGCCCTCCGTCCACAACTCCTCGTAGAGTTTCTCGCCCGGCCGCGCGCCTACGATGCGGATCTCGATGTCCTTATCGGGGCGCAACCCGGACATCTCGATGAGCTTGCGGGCCAGGTCGGTGATCTTGACCGGGTCGCCCATGTCGAGCATATACACGTTACCGTTCTGTCCCAGGGTGGCGGCCTGCAGAACCAGCTGCACCGCCTCAGGGATGGTCATGAAGTAACGAGTCATGTCCTCATCGGTGACGGTGAGCGGTCCGCCCTCGGCGATCTGGCGCAGGAAAGTAGGGACCACGCTTCCGCGGCTGCCCACCACGTTGCCGAAACGCACGCAGGCACAACTGGGGTTGTGGTCTTCGATGCCCCGGGCGGAGGCGGCGCGGGACTGCACCACCAGCTCCGCCACCCGCTTGGTGGCCCCCATGACGCTGGAGGGGCGCACGGCCTTGTCGGTGGAGACCATCAGGAAGCGTTCGGCGCCAAAGTGAAGCGCCAGGTCGGCGACCTCGCGCGTTCCCACCACGTTGTTGAGGACCGCCTCGCACGGGTTGCTCTCCATGATAGGCACGTGCTTGTAGGCGGCGGCATGCAGCACCACCTGCGGCAGGTACTCGCCGAAGACCGCCTGCATGCGCGCATGATCGCGGATGTCGCCCACCAGGGGCACGATTCGGGTTCCCTCCGCCATTCCCGAGAGTTGCTCGTAGATCTCGAAGATGGCGTTCTCATCCCGGTCGAACAGCAGTAGGGCGGCGGGGGCAAGGCCGGCGATCTGGCGGCAGAGTTCGGCACCGATGGAGCCTCCGGCGCCGGTGACCAGAATCGTCCGGTCGCGGAAGCTCTCCATGACCTCCGGGTGAGGCGGCGACAGGGTTGTGGGGCGATCCTCGAAGGCCAGCTCTACCCGGGGCTGGGCGGAGACCCTCACCTCGCCGCGAATGATGTTGGCGGCCGAAGGAAGCAGACGGACGTCCACGCCGAACTCGGTGGCCGTGGCCACGGTCTCGGCGATGGAGTCCAGGCTGGCGTCGGCGATGAGCACCAGATCCGCGGCGCGGCTGGCCAGCAGCCGGGGCAGCGCGCTGGGCTCATCCATCACCGAGAAGCCGGCGATGCGCAGCCCTTGCAGCTTGCCCTCCGGAGCCAGCAGCCCGACCACGGTGACGTCGGGGAAGGAGCTCACGTGGCGGAGGGCCGCGTCCAAAGTGTCGGCAGTGCCCACCACCAGGGCCCGCGTCCCTGCGGAGGCGGTGCGGCGCGAATACTCGAAGGTCATCCGGCGCAGGGCGCGGATCCCGGCGGCCAGGGCCAGGAACAGAAGGAGTTCCACCAGCACGACGCCGGCGGGGATCGCCGATTCCCAGCTCTCCCTCGGCACGGCATAGCGGAGAACCAGCAGGAACAGGGTGGGGGGAAGCGAAATGAGACCCAGGCCCACGGCGTCGCGGAGATTGAAGAAGCGCCAGATGCGGTCATACCCGCCCAAAGCTAAGGTCACCCCGGGGCGAAGCGCAGGGAGCAGCAGCAGCCAGGACCACATCACCACCCGCTGGGGCAGCGGAACAGCGCCGTCGAAGCGCAACTGGAAGGCGAAGTACAGAGCGACGGCGCAGGCCGCGGCGTCCAGACCCAGTTGGTTGCCGCGGCTGAAGAACCCCTCGGGCAGCTGGTCGGCTACAGCCGCCAGGCGCGGCATAATCAGGCGTGCGAGTTTCCCGAGCAGGCCCCCAGCCGGGTGGTCGGAAGCGGAGTGGTCAGCGCCGGCCATGGTTCCTCCCCGAGAATCCCGTTTGCCAGTGAGGGGAGCTTGGACATGTGCCGATGGTGAGTCTGGATATCATCGAATCCTTGGGACCAGAAGGTAACGATTATAGATTATAAAGTGTGGCAGAAGCTCCTGCATGCTCGCAAAAGACCAGAAAATAGCCTGTCCTAGATTGGCCAGTATGTCCAATATTGTACACAGGGGGGCGGGCAGCCCTGCTTGGCGAGCCATTAATCCTTAGTGGCTTCGCGCACGATCCGCGCAGCGGCTTGGCTGAAGTCCTCGCGGGGATGTTTCTGTTTGGCATCAGGGTCGGCCTTTAGTTTTTGCGTCTTCTCATATTTCTTGTGGGAGCGCCTGGTTGCCGGTTGCGGTTTCTTCTTGCCCATGCCGACAGGATAGAACAATTCCGACGCGGTTGCGAGAGGGGCAGAATTCAAACTGCACCACTACCGCAAATCGCGACGGGAAGTATTTGCGAGGCGATATGGTTATGATAGTCTCGTCGCAAGTCGAGCAGATTGGATCGTTCTACCGTCGTGCCCACAAGAAAAGAATCCGGAATCCACATAGCCTGGACCACCGTCAGCTATCGCAGCGTGATGATGGTCGTGGTGGCCCTCCTAGCCCTGGTGGTCCTCGGGATGTACCTCATGTTTCCGGGCGCGACCAAGAGGGGCATGGATAGCGCGGGGAGCTTCTTCCAGGGGCTGTTCGAGAAAATCGGGCGGAGCGGGAAGGCGAGCACCAAAGCGGGCGTGACACCCGGGCAGCAGCAGGCGCACTTCACCAACATTGACGGCACGGTGAAGGTGAAGAAGGCGGCCAGCAACAGTTGGGTGAACGCCGACTACAGCCTGCCCCTGGAAAAGGGAGACGTGGTGCAGACCAGCTCCGAAGGTGTGGCCAAAGTGGTATTCACCGACGGAACCAATTACACCGTGAAGCAGGACTCGCTGATCGTCATCGAAGAGAACTCGCTCAACGAATCGCAACAGACCAAGGTGGCGGTGCAGGTGACCACCGGGACCGTGGACCTGACCACGGCCACGTACAAACAGGGATCGAGCTCCAGCGTACGGGTGGCGGGAGCCGAGGCGCGCTTCTCCCCCGAGAGCTCGGCCGAGGTGCGCAACGATCCGCGCGCCGACGAACACCAGATCCTGGTGACCAAGGGTTCGAGTGAAGTGCAGCGCGGCGACGAAGTGGTCACCCTGGGCGGCTACGAGAAGGTTTCGTTCAAGGCCGACTCCAAGCAGATGACCAAGGAGAAGGAGATCGCTCCACCCACTCTGGTGAACCCCGCCAACATGCTGCCCATCTTCGGCGGCCCCAGCCAGACGGTAGTGTTCGAATGGACGCCGGTGACCAACGCCCGCACCTATCACCTCCGCGTCTCCCGCAACCCGTTCTTCTCTTCCGTGGTGCTGGAAAAGAGGTTGGCGGTCACCCAACTCAAGGTGTCCGGGCTGAGCGAGGGCCCTTACTATTGGGTGGTGCAGGCGGCCGACGCCCAGGGCAAGGAATCCGCGGAGAGCGAGAAGAACCGCTTCCAGATCATCGCCAAGGGAGCAGAGAACGCGGGTATGGCACTCCAGATTGAGCCCTTCATCCAGCACGGGCACGTCATGGAGATCAAGGGTTGCACGGAGCCCGGCGCGCGGGTGATGGTCAACAGCGAAGAAGTGCCGCTGGTGGGGCCGGACGGGTGCTTCGACTACTTCACGTCTCCTCTTCCCAACGGCGAGAACGTGATCACCCTCACCGCCCAGAACGCCAAGGGCGCGGTGAACACGCAGACGAAGAAGGTCGTCATCCAGTAAGGGAAGATACCTCCCTCCAACCGTGCTTCCCGCCTCAACGCAGCACATCTCATCTTGAGACTCCTCGCCAGGGAGCCTGGCGGGAAGGATGTCCTCAGAGAACCCGGGGGCCAGCGACCGCCGCGCAGGGGGCAGTGGCCTAGAGTCACCGCTCTGCCGGTTTCACCGAGGTTGCGGTTGTGATACTCTCGTTAACCATAAAGTGAACGTCTGCAGTCCTCGTCCGACCATAGCGCTGGCTCACCCCGAGAGGCTGGTGCTCGCAGGCAGTTCGACCCACCGATCTCGAGAGCGGCGGGCTAAGGCAGCGGCCCGTGGGTTCTCACCCTCGTAACCGGTAGCGGGCAAACTGGGGAGAGAAGTATATCGATATGTCGTCGAACGGATTCCGCTCCGAAAATTCCCGCATCCACAATCTTCGCTCGCTGTTCAGCATGTTCTCCAGCGACCTGGCTATCGATCTGGGCACGGCCAATACGCTGGTGTACGCCAAAGGCAAGGGCATCGTGGTGAACGAGCCTTCCATCGTCGCCATCAACAAGAACACGGGCGAAGTGGAAGCGGTGGGCAAGGAAGCCAAGGAGATGCTGGGACGCACGCCCGGCAACATCGTTGCCATCAAGCCCATGAAGGACGGCGTGATCGCCGACTTCAAAGTCACCGAGAAGATGCTGAACTACTTTATCCAGAAGGCGCACAACCGCAAGATGTTGGTGCATCCCCGCATCGTGATCGGAGTGCCTTCGGAGATCACGCAGGTGGAGAAGCGGGCAGTGATGGACTCCGCCTACCGCGCCAAAGCCAGCGAGGTCTATCTGGTGGAGCAGGCCATGGTCGCCGCCATTGGCGCGGGTTTGCCCATCACCGAGCCCTGCGGCAACATGGTGGTGGATATCGGCGGCGGCACCACCGACATCGCCGTCATCTCGCTCTCCGGCATCGTGTATTCGCGCTCGGTGCGCATGGCCGGCAACCAGATGGACGAAGCCATCATGAACTATCTCAAGCGCAAATATAACCTGCTCATCGGGGAACGCACCGCCGAGCAGATCAAGATCGAGGTGGGCTCCGGCTATCCCCTGGACAAGCCGCTCACCATGGAGATCAAGGGGCGCAACCTGATCGAGGGCATCCCCAAGACCATCACCGTGGACGACAGCGAGATCCGCGAAGCGCTGAGCGAGTGCGTGGGGACCATCATGAACGCCATCCGCGTGGCGCTGGAGCGCACGCCGCCCGAGCTTTCCGCCGACATCAGCGACCGCGGCATCGTGCTCACCGGCGGCGGGGCGCTCTTGAAGAACCTGGACAAGCGCATCCGCGAGGAGACGGGGTTGCCGGTCTCCATCGCCGACGATCCCCTGGCCAGCGTGGTGCTGGGCACGGGCAAGATGCTCTCGGACTTCAAGCTGCTGCGCAAGATCTCGATCGAGTAGCCCGCCCAGGCGCGCGCATTCCGCGGGCGCGAGGGCGCCGCTCCCGGGTAGCAGGGCCATGGAAAATCTGATCCACCGCCACCGCAACGCCACCGCACTGGTCACCGTGCTGTTTCTGCAGATCCTGGCGCTGGCCATCCAGATCAAACGCCCCGCCGAGCCCGGCAACCCGGAGGCCGGGTCCATCCGCCTTATCCGGCTCTGGGTGGTCACCGCCCTCACTCCCTTCGAGCGTGGCTTCGTGAATGTTGCCGGCCTCTCCCGCACCCTGTGGTCGGACTACCTCGATCTCCGTGGGGTGCGCCAGGAGAACCGCGCCCTGCGGGAGGAGATGGAGCGCATGCGCATCGAGCGGGCGCAGATGAGCGAGGCCGCCAGCCAGGGCCACCGCCTGCAGGCGCTGCTCGGATTCAAGCAGCAGTTCATCTCTCAGACCCTGGCCGCCCAGGTGCTCGGCTCCAGCGGCAGCGACCGCTCCCGCATCCTCTACCTCGACAAGGGATCCAACGACGGGGTGAAGGAAGATATGGCGGTCATCACGCCCGAGGGCGTGGTGGGCAAGGTGCTCCGAGTCTTCCCCAACTCCGCACAGGTACTGGCCATCAACGATCCCACCTCGGGCGCGGGAGCGGTGCTGGAGAAATCGCGGCTACAGGGAGTGGTCACCGGCACCGACGCGGGCGAGTTGCGCCTGCGCTACGTGATGGTGGATGAGAAGGTCGAAGTGGGCGAGCGTGTGCTCACCAGCGGCGGAGACCGCATCTATCCCAAAGGGCTGCCGGTGGGCACCGTGGCCGGGGTGAAGCCGGGCAGCGATCTGTTCTTCGACATCCGGGTGGAGCCGGCGGCGCGGCTGAACCGCCTGGAAGAGGTGCTGATCGTCACCCAGATCGCGGAACAGACTCCGCAGACGGACGCGGCGGAAGCGCCACCGCGCCGCGCGGCTGAAATCCTCTCCCAGCGCCTGCCGGGCCTTCCCCCCAAGACGGCGGACGCGGGCGGAACCGGCGCCCCGCCCCAATCCAGCGGGCCCCCGCCGGAGACTCCGCCCAAGACTCCCCGGTAACCTCGTGGCGCTCACTTACACTTCGCGCGAAGAGATCGAGGTCCACCGCTTCCCCCTGGCGGCCAGCGTAGGCGTGCCTCTGGTGGCACTGCTGATGCAGGCGTTCCTCCCGGCTCGCTTTCACTGGTTCGAGATCTTCGATCTGCCGCTTCTGGTGACCATCTTCTTCGCCATGGCGCGGCGCAACCCCGTGACCGGCCTAATCACCGGCGCCCTCATCGGCATCCTCCAGGACAGCCTGACCCACAATCCACTGGGCGTTTTCGGGATTGCAAAGACCGTGGTGGGATACGCCGCTTCTTCCCTTGGGGTTAGAATCGACGTGCAGAACCCCGGCGTGCGGCTGGGAATGACCTTCGCTTTCTACCAGCTCCACCAAGCCGTTTATTTCCTGGTGGTGCGCGGGATGATGGGGCAACCGCTGGAGTGGCGCTGGGGCCACGAGCTGCTGGCCGGGGCAGGGAACGGTCTGCTGGCGGTGGTGCTGTTCATGGCGCTCGACCGTCTGAAACGGCGCGCCTGAGGACGAGACATAGATGTTGGGTGGCGAAGAAAAGATCTCGCAGAACCGGCTGCTAGCGGTGCAGTACGGCATCCTTATCATCTTTCTAGGGCTGGGCTTCGGCTTGTGGCGGTTGCAGGTGATGGGCGGCAATCGCTACGGCCTGCTGGCCGAGCGCAACCGCATCCGCACCATTCCCATCCTGGCGCCCCGGGGCAAGATCCTCGACCGCGAAGGCCGCATCCTGGTGGACAACTATCCCTCCTTCTCCGCGCTGCTGTTGCGCGAGCAGCCGACCAGCGATGAGGACCTGGGGAAGATCGCCTCCGGGCTGAACCTGACGCCGGAGCAGGTGCGGGAGCGCCTGCGCAAGGTGGCGGGAGCGGCCGAGTTCCAACCCGTCATCCTCAAGGACGACATCACTCCCGACGAACTGGCCTTCATCGACTCCCACCGCAACGAGCTGCCGCAGCTGGACACCATCGTGGTGCACCGCCGCCTGTATCCGCGCGACGGATTCGCCGCGCACCTGATCGGCTATGTGGGCGAGGTGAGCGAGGAGATGCTGAACCGCCCGCAGTACGAACTGTACTCGCCCGGGGATGTGGTGGGCCGCTCCGGCGTGGAGGAGCAATACAACAAAATGCTCATGGGCACAGACGGCTCGCGGCGCGTCGTGGTCAACAGCCGCGGGAAAGAGGAAGGCCGGCTGGATGAGACTCCGGCGCAGCCCGGCAAGCAGCTGCGGTTGACCATCGATCTGGACCTGCAGATCGCCGCCGAGCAGGTGCTCGAAGGCCGCAACGGAGCGGTGGTGGCGCTCGATCCGCGCACCGGCGAAGTGCTCGCCCTGGCCAGCCGTCCCACCTTCGATCCCAATCACTTTGCGGTGCGCATCTCGCGCGACGAATGGAATGCGTTGCTCAACGATCCCGGGAAGCCGCTGCTCAACAAAGCCATCCAGGCGCAGCTTCCTCCGGGCTCGGTATTCAAGATCATCATGTCCGTGGCCGGCCTGGAGGAGGGCGTGGCCCAGACGCTGACGGTGAACTGCGCCGGGGGAAGGATTTTCTACGGCCGCTTCTTCAAGTGTCATTCGGTGCACGGCGCGGGCGTGGTGATCACCCGCGCCATCCCGCAGTCCTGCGACACCTTTTTCTACACGCTGGCGGAGCGGTTGGGCATCAGCCGCATCGCCAAGTACGCCATGGCCCTCGGCCTGGGCCGCCGCACCGGCATCGATCTTCCGCAGGAAGTCTCGGGGGTGATGCCCTCGGAGGAGTGGAAGGCCCGCACCTTCAAGCAGAAGTGGTACGCGGGCGAGACCATCTCGGTGGGCATCGGGCAGGGCGCGGTGGCCACCACCCCCATCCAAATCGCCTACGCCATCGGCGGCATCGCCTCGGGCGGCGTGCTGCGGCGCCCCCACGTGGCCTTCCCCGGGGAGCTTCCTCCTGAGATGCGTCCGGTGAGCAGCGCCGCCGGCGACGAAGTGCGCGTCCCCATCGATCCCAAGAACTGGGAGCTGATCACCGACGCCATGGCCAACGTCACCCAGCCCGGCGGCACCGCGGCCAGCGCGCATCTGGAAGGCATCGACTTCGCAGGCAAGACGGGCAGCGCCCAGGTGGTGAGCAACGAAGCCAAGCAAAAGCAGAAACTGACCGGCGAACAATTCAAGGACAACGGCTGGTTCGTGGGCGTGGAGCCGCGCCGCAATCCGGAGATCGTGGTGTGCATCCTGGTGGAGCAGGGCGAGCACGGCACGGTGGCCGCGCGCCTGGTGGCGCAGGTCGTCAAGGCCTACGTGGAGAAGAAGCGCGGGCACCAGGCCAAGCTGGCGCACCAGGGCTCTTCCTCTTCCTCCGTCGAGGTCGCCGCCGTGTGGGAGACGCCGGGCGCGGCGCCCGGCGACCCTGGGAAGCTGGGCGGCGGGCACTTCCGCATTCCCGTGAGCCGCGCCCGTGTTCGGGCCGCGGCACCGCAGGGAGCGCCCTAGCCATGCCACGCTTCCTCTCCTTCCGCGACTTCGACTGGCTGCTGCTGGGCTTCGTGCTCGCCATCTGTGCCCTGGGCGTGCTCGAGGTTTACAGCACCACCTTCTCCACCCGCCTGGCCGGCATGCACCTCCGCCAGATCTACTGGATCCTGGCGGGACTGGGACTGATGTTCGCGGTCAGCCTGGTGAACTACCACTCGCTGCTCGAGCGCTCGCACTGGCTGTGGATCGCTTCCGTGCTGGCGCTGGTGGCGGTGCTGCTCGTCGGGCACAAGGTCCTGGGCGCGCGCCGCTGGATCGGGTTCCCCGGCGGCATGCACTTCCAGCCCTCGGAGTGGGTGAAGCTGGTGGTGATCCTGGCCCTGGCCCGCTACTTCCACGAGATGAAGCAGCGGGAGGCTACGCTCGCCGACATCGCCAAGACCGGTCTGATTGCCGGCGTCCCCATGCTGCTGGTCCTGGTCGAGCCCGACCTGGGCACCGCGCTCACCTACGTCCCCATCTTTCTGATGGCGCTTTTCCTCGGCGGCCTGCGGCTGCGCCACGCCGTAGCTTTGGGAATGCTGGCCTGCGTGCTGGGAGCCGGCGGCTGGCTCTTTGTCCTCAAGGACTACCAGAAGGCGCGGCTCACCACCTTCCTCAATCCCGAGAACGATCCCCAGGGCAAGGGGTACCAGATTCAGCAAGCCCTGATCGCCGTGGGCTCGGGCGGCATCTGGGGCAAGGGACTCACCAAAGGCACGCAGACGCAGGGGGAGTTCCTGCCCATGACCCACACTGACTTCGCCTTTGCTTCGTTCGCCGAGGAGACAGGATTTGTGGGCGCGTGCGCCGTCCTGCTGCTATACTTCATAGTGCTGGCGCGTTTGATTCAGAACGCCCAGACGGCCCCGGACCGCGCCGGCACTTTCATTGTGATGGGCGTGGTGGCGGTACTCGCCTTCCACGTCCTGGTGAATGTGGGCATGGTGGTCCGGTTCATGCCGGTCACCGGTATTCCGCTGCCGCTGATGAGCTACGGCGGTTCGTCGGTGCTGTTCATGTTTCTGGCGTTGGGACTGGTGATGAACATCCGCATGCGCCGGTTCGTGAACTGAAGAGTTTTTGGCAGCAAGACACGACCGCGTCCCTAGCCGGGCGCGACCCGCACGGGAGGTGCGGGAGAAGCAAAGTTGAGCCGTCCCGCCGAGCGGGACGGGAACGAGTTGCAGAATTCGCCTAGCCCTCGCGAAAAAGAGGGCACACAGCTGGCCGGAAACGCGAACGGGCCGGTGAGGATCGAATAAGCGGCTGGCTTGCAGGGGAGGAACGGCCCCGTCCGCAGTGGACGGAGCGGCCACAACCCCGCGGGCGAGCGACAGGTGCAAAGATTCCGAAGTCTTACCAAAGAATCCCAACCACCCCGGCGCGCAGCAGGCCCACAGGCCTGCCGCCCACCATCCGCACAGCCACACTCGATCCCACCTCCGGCGCCGTCGCCGGCCGCTGAGTCCGCCGCCGAAAGGGCTGCGGACGCGGAGTAAAACATGTCCAAGGAATTGTTTGTTTCCTCAACGCCCCACGAAACCAAAGTGGCCATCGTTGAGGACGATGCGCTGGCAGAGATCTATTTCGAGCGTGAAAACGAGTACACGCTCGCCGGCTCCATCTACAAGGGCCGCGTGAACCGGGTGCTGCCCGGCATGCAGTCGGCCTTTGTGGACGTCGGCCTGGAGCGCGACGCCTTCCTCTACGTTTCCGATTTCTTCGAGGACCAGGAAGAGTTCGACGCCATCGCCGGTCAGACGGAGGACGATGTAACCAAGGCGACCGGCCGTTCGGGCGAGCCTGCGGCTGCAGCCGAGCCGCGCCGGGAAGCCTCCGGCGGCGCCGCTCCCGCTGGGGAAGGCCCGGGCGGAAATCGCGATCAGGGCTCACGGCGCTGGCGCGGACGCCGCCGCGGCGGTCGCGGACGCGGACCCCAGGATTCTCAGTCTCCCCGGCCTGAATCCGCGCGCCCCGAATCCGCGCGCCCCGAGCCGCAACGCTCAGAGAGCCGCAGGCCCGAGCCCCGGCCGCATTCAACGTCGCGTCCCCAGCCTTCCGCGGGCTATGAGCCCATGGTGATGCCGGGCGAATCCATCTCCAAGTACCGCAACCGGGGAAGTTCGCCGGTGCGAATGAGCCCGGAGCCCGGGAACGAAGCCGCGGCGCCGGTTGAGACGCTTACGGCCGAGCCCGCGGAAGTCCGGCACATCGCGTCCGCCGAAGCCAGCAGCATGGAAGTGGCCGAGACCCCGCGCGTCTTTAATCCTGATCCGGAGCCTGAGCCCGCTGGCCGCGGCTCGTTCGAGATCGTGGGCGGCTATGACGAGCACACGCCCGCCCATCTGGAACCCATCTCCCATCCTCCGGCCGCCGAAGCCCGCGAGGCCGAGCGCACGGAGCGCATGGACCTGGCCGCCGCCACCTTTGCCCGGGAAGCAGTCGAGGCCGAGCACCAGCCGGCTCCGCGCAACGCGTTCGCTGCCGAGGCCGAGGTCATCGAGGAAGAGCTGGAAGAAGAAGAGGGCGACCTGCCCTCCCGCGAGGAAGAGCTCGAGGACGCCGAGCTGGAAGAGATGATGGAAGAAGAGACGCTCACCCCGGCCGGCGAGCACGTCAAGCGTGCCGCCGAGGCGAGCCGGGACCGCTCTCCGGTCATGAGCCGCGCCGAGGCCGTTGCCGGCGAGGAAGT
Protein-coding regions in this window:
- the mreC gene encoding rod shape-determining protein MreC; this encodes MENLIHRHRNATALVTVLFLQILALAIQIKRPAEPGNPEAGSIRLIRLWVVTALTPFERGFVNVAGLSRTLWSDYLDLRGVRQENRALREEMERMRIERAQMSEAASQGHRLQALLGFKQQFISQTLAAQVLGSSGSDRSRILYLDKGSNDGVKEDMAVITPEGVVGKVLRVFPNSAQVLAINDPTSGAGAVLEKSRLQGVVTGTDAGELRLRYVMVDEKVEVGERVLTSGGDRIYPKGLPVGTVAGVKPGSDLFFDIRVEPAARLNRLEEVLIVTQIAEQTPQTDAAEAPPRRAAEILSQRLPGLPPKTADAGGTGAPPQSSGPPPETPPKTPR
- the rodA gene encoding rod shape-determining protein RodA yields the protein MPRFLSFRDFDWLLLGFVLAICALGVLEVYSTTFSTRLAGMHLRQIYWILAGLGLMFAVSLVNYHSLLERSHWLWIASVLALVAVLLVGHKVLGARRWIGFPGGMHFQPSEWVKLVVILALARYFHEMKQREATLADIAKTGLIAGVPMLLVLVEPDLGTALTYVPIFLMALFLGGLRLRHAVALGMLACVLGAGGWLFVLKDYQKARLTTFLNPENDPQGKGYQIQQALIAVGSGGIWGKGLTKGTQTQGEFLPMTHTDFAFASFAEETGFVGACAVLLLYFIVLARLIQNAQTAPDRAGTFIVMGVVAVLAFHVLVNVGMVVRFMPVTGIPLPLMSYGGSSVLFMFLALGLVMNIRMRRFVN
- a CDS encoding nucleoside-diphosphate sugar epimerase/dehydratase, with the translated sequence MAGADHSASDHPAGGLLGKLARLIMPRLAAVADQLPEGFFSRGNQLGLDAAACAVALYFAFQLRFDGAVPLPQRVVMWSWLLLLPALRPGVTLALGGYDRIWRFFNLRDAVGLGLISLPPTLFLLVLRYAVPRESWESAIPAGVVLVELLLFLALAAGIRALRRMTFEYSRRTASAGTRALVVGTADTLDAALRHVSSFPDVTVVGLLAPEGKLQGLRIAGFSVMDEPSALPRLLASRAADLVLIADASLDSIAETVATATEFGVDVRLLPSAANIIRGEVRVSAQPRVELAFEDRPTTLSPPHPEVMESFRDRTILVTGAGGSIGAELCRQIAGLAPAALLLFDRDENAIFEIYEQLSGMAEGTRIVPLVGDIRDHARMQAVFGEYLPQVVLHAAAYKHVPIMESNPCEAVLNNVVGTREVADLALHFGAERFLMVSTDKAVRPSSVMGATKRVAELVVQSRAASARGIEDHNPSCACVRFGNVVGSRGSVVPTFLRQIAEGGPLTVTDEDMTRYFMTIPEAVQLVLQAATLGQNGNVYMLDMGDPVKITDLARKLIEMSGLRPDKDIEIRIVGARPGEKLYEELWTEGARVRPTRLQRIFAVEAEPVSPDFESALCQLERAALMHDKSRVIDLLRAMPIGFHTPTHAAVTPS
- the mreD gene encoding rod shape-determining protein MreD, which translates into the protein MALTYTSREEIEVHRFPLAASVGVPLVALLMQAFLPARFHWFEIFDLPLLVTIFFAMARRNPVTGLITGALIGILQDSLTHNPLGVFGIAKTVVGYAASSLGVRIDVQNPGVRLGMTFAFYQLHQAVYFLVVRGMMGQPLEWRWGHELLAGAGNGLLAVVLFMALDRLKRRA
- the mrdA gene encoding penicillin-binding protein 2, with amino-acid sequence MLGGEEKISQNRLLAVQYGILIIFLGLGFGLWRLQVMGGNRYGLLAERNRIRTIPILAPRGKILDREGRILVDNYPSFSALLLREQPTSDEDLGKIASGLNLTPEQVRERLRKVAGAAEFQPVILKDDITPDELAFIDSHRNELPQLDTIVVHRRLYPRDGFAAHLIGYVGEVSEEMLNRPQYELYSPGDVVGRSGVEEQYNKMLMGTDGSRRVVVNSRGKEEGRLDETPAQPGKQLRLTIDLDLQIAAEQVLEGRNGAVVALDPRTGEVLALASRPTFDPNHFAVRISRDEWNALLNDPGKPLLNKAIQAQLPPGSVFKIIMSVAGLEEGVAQTLTVNCAGGRIFYGRFFKCHSVHGAGVVITRAIPQSCDTFFYTLAERLGISRIAKYAMALGLGRRTGIDLPQEVSGVMPSEEWKARTFKQKWYAGETISVGIGQGAVATTPIQIAYAIGGIASGGVLRRPHVAFPGELPPEMRPVSSAAGDEVRVPIDPKNWELITDAMANVTQPGGTAASAHLEGIDFAGKTGSAQVVSNEAKQKQKLTGEQFKDNGWFVGVEPRRNPEIVVCILVEQGEHGTVAARLVAQVVKAYVEKKRGHQAKLAHQGSSSSSVEVAAVWETPGAAPGDPGKLGGGHFRIPVSRARVRAAAPQGAP
- a CDS encoding rod shape-determining protein, encoding MSSNGFRSENSRIHNLRSLFSMFSSDLAIDLGTANTLVYAKGKGIVVNEPSIVAINKNTGEVEAVGKEAKEMLGRTPGNIVAIKPMKDGVIADFKVTEKMLNYFIQKAHNRKMLVHPRIVIGVPSEITQVEKRAVMDSAYRAKASEVYLVEQAMVAAIGAGLPITEPCGNMVVDIGGGTTDIAVISLSGIVYSRSVRMAGNQMDEAIMNYLKRKYNLLIGERTAEQIKIEVGSGYPLDKPLTMEIKGRNLIEGIPKTITVDDSEIREALSECVGTIMNAIRVALERTPPELSADISDRGIVLTGGGALLKNLDKRIREETGLPVSIADDPLASVVLGTGKMLSDFKLLRKISIE